The DNA region AACCTCGCCACCATCGTGCTCGCCGTCGCGCTGGCGTTCGTCTTCGGCTACGCGCTGACGATGCGCGGCGTCCTGCGCGCGGGTGTCGGCTTCAAGCAGGCCCTCAAGGTCGCCCTCGCCGCCGACACCGTCTCGATCATCGTCATGGAGATCATTGACAACGGGGTGATGCTCGTCGTCCCGGGCGCGATGGAGGCAGGCCTCGGCAGCTTCCTGTTCTGGGGCGCGCTCGCCTTCGCGCTCTTCGTCGCTTTCCTGCTCACCACGCCGGTCAACAAGTGGCTCATCGGCCGCGGCGCCGGACACGCGGTCGTGCACGCCTACCACCACTGAAAGATCCGCGACGAACAAGGGCCGCCCCTGGTGCTTCCGCACCAGGGGCGGCTCTTCTCGTTCGTCCACACAAGGGAACTGGCGCGGTACGGGCAAAGACGTGACTCGCGTGACTGGAGGCCGTACTCGCGTGTTCCGCCGCTGATCACGCGAGTTCCGTTCGAGTCGAGGTGTCTTGGTACCTGCTGGACGCGACATGGTCGCAGGTCCGTGAGGGCCTCCTTGCCTACCCTCAAGGTAGGGAAGGAGGCCCTCACGGACAACGCGATAGCCAACCGCGACCCTGACAACACCCCCTGTCCCAGCGGCGACGCGTGAAGGACCCCTTCCCTCGGCTCAGCCGAGGAAACTCGACCTTCCCAAGTCCGTGAAGGCTCCCTTCACTGCGTCTAACGCGGTGAAGGGAGCCTTCACGTACTTCCGGGGAAGGCGGCTGGCGTGGTGGGCACGTCTCGTGAGCGGCGTTTCGGGCTAGAGCCAAGGGTGGCTTAGGTACCTACCGCCGGTGCGCCGGCGGCGGGTTCGCGTGACTGACCGGACGACACACGTGGCTGGACGGACGACACACGTGGCTGGACGGACGACACACGTGATCAGACGGACGACTCGCGGCGGAACCCGGCCGCGGTCGTGTCGTCCGCCGGATCACGCGTGTCCTCCGGTCGGTCACGTGACATCGCCGGTCGAGTCTCGTGAGTGGTAAGGACGGCGAGAGCCCGAAACGCCACTCACGACCCACCCGACCTGCGCCCGGGACCGCCCGCCATGTCGCGAAAGCCACTTTCGGGACATCAGACGTCGCGAAAGTGGCTTTCGCGACGCGCGCGCCGCGGCCACCGGGATGCATCGCGGGCCCCCGCCGCGCGCGTCCGGGGCAGGCACGAGCGAAAAGGCACTCGCGCGGCACCGGAAGTGCCGCGCGAGCGCCTCGTTCGAGCGATGATCAGCTCGCCGTGCCGCGGAATCCCTTGAGCCGCAGGCTGTTCGTGACCACGAAGACCGAGCTGAACGCCATCGCGGCGCCGGCGATCATCGGGTTGAGCAGCCCCGCCGCGGCCAGTGGCAGCGCCGCGACGTTGTAGGCGAAGGCCCAGAACAGGTTGCCCTTGATGGTGCGCAGCGTCCGCCGCGAGAGCCGGATCGCGTCCACCGCCGCCCGCAGATCACCGCGGACGAGGGTGAGATCCGACGCCTCGATGGCGACGTCCGTGCCGGTGCCCATGGCCAGGCCGAGGTCGGCCTGTGCCAGCGCGGCCGCGTCGTTGACGCCGTCGCCCACCATGGCGACCACCTTGCCCTCGCCCTGCAGCCGCTTGACCACGTCGACCTTGTCCTTGGGCAGGACCTCGGCGATCACCTCGGTGATCCCGACCTCCGCGGCCACCGCGCGGGCCACGGCCTCGTTGTCCCCGGTGAGCAGGACCGGGGTCAGGCCGAGCGCCCGCAGCCGCGTGATGGCTTCGGCGGACGTCGGCTTCACCGTGTCGGCGACGACGAGTACGGCACGGGCCTTCCCGTCCCAGCCGACCACGATCGCCGTCCGGCCGTCCTTCTCTTCGGACGCCTTGGCCTCGGCGAGGTTCGCCGTCAGGTGGTGCGCCCACTCCTCCAGCAGCGCGCTACGCCCGGCCAGCACCGCCTTGCCGTCGACGATCCCTTGCACGCCAAGGCCTTCGACGTTGGTGAACTCCTCGACGGCGGGCAGCTCGCCCACCCGCTCCCGTGCCGCGCGGGCGATGGCCTGCGCGATCGGGTGCTCCGACGCGTTCTCCAGCGCACCGGCCAAGCGCAGCGTCGTCTCCTCGTCGGCGCCTTCGGCGACGTGGACCGCCACCAGCGACATCTGCCCGGTGGTCACGGTGCCGGTCTTGTCGAGGACCACCGTGTCGACCGACCGGGTGGACTCCAGCACTTCCGGCCCCTTGATCAGGATCCCGAGCTGCGCGCCCCGTCCGGTACCCACGAGCAGCGCGGTCGGCGTCGCCAGCCCCAGTGCGCACGGGCAGGCGATGATCAGCACGGCCACCGCGGCGGTGAACGCCGCCGCCACCGAACCACCGGCCCCGAGCCAGAACATCAGCGTGCCGACGGCGAGCGCGATCACGATCGGCACGAACACACCCGAAACCCGGTCGGCCAGCCGCTGGACCTGCGCCTTGCCGGTCTGCGCGTCCTCCACCAGCTTCGCCATCTGCGCGAGCTGCGTGTCCGCGCCGACCCGCGTCGCACGGACGACGAGCCGTCCGCCCGCGTTGACCGTCGCGCCGACCACGGAGTCGCCGGGGCCGACCTCGACGGGGACGCTCTCGCCGGTCAGCATGCTGGCGTCGACGGCGGAACTGCCTTCGGTGATCACGCCGTCGGTGGCGATCTTCTCCCCCGGCCGGACCACGAACCGGTCCCCGACGATGAGCCGGTCGACCGGGATCCGCTCTTCCTTGCCGTCACGGAGTACGGCGACGTCCTTCGCGCCCAGCTCCAGCAACGCCCGCAGCGCGGCACCCGCCCGGCGCTTGGACCGCGCCTCGAAGTACCGCCCAGCGAGGATGAACGTCGTCACCCCGGCGGCGACCTCGAGGTAGATGTTGCCGTCCCCGGCCATCCGCTCCACGGTCAGCTCGAAGGCGTGCGTCATGCCCGGCGTTCCCGCGCTGCCGAACAGCAGCGCGTACAGCGACCACAGGAACGCGGCGAGCGTGCCCATCGAGATCAGGGTGTCCATGGTGGCCGCGCCGTGGCGCAGATTCGCCCACGCCGCCTTGTGGAACGGCCACGCCGCCCACACCAGCACCGGCGCGGCCAGCGTCAGCGAGATCCACTGCCAGTAGGTGAACTGGAACGCCGGCACCATCGCCAGCAGGATCACCGGCACCGACAGCACCGTGGAACCGATCAGCCGCTGCCGCAACGGCGCGATCGGATCGGCCTCCTCGGCGGGCCCGTCCGGCCGCTCCTGCTTCGGCGGAGCGGGCAGGGCGGCCGCGTAACCGGCCGCCTCCACCTGCTCGATCAGCCGCTGGGGTTCGATGTCCCCGCTGTAGGTGACCTTCGCCTTCTCCGTGGCGTAATTGACCGTGGCGGTGACGCCGTCCAGCTTGTTCAGCTTCTTCTCGATGCGCATCGCGCACGACGCGCAGGTCATCCCGGTGATCGCGAGTTCGACCTCGGCCGTGGTGGCCTGGTCCAGATCGGAAGTCATCGTGGTCGCTCCTTTCGTGCTCGCGGTCAGCCGTGTCCGCCGTGGCCGTCGTCGGCCGCCGGGGGTGGGGTGGGGTCCTGGGACGCCGAAGGGGCCGGGGCGGGGGTGCCCGCGGTGGCGACGGTGAACTCGGCGGTGCGGACCTTGCCCTGGTGCTGGAAGTCGAGGAACAGCCGGTACGTCCCCGCCGAGGGGACTTCGGCGAAGAAGGTCACCGCCGGACCGGGCTTCGTGCGACCGTCCCCGGGCTCGCCGTCCGGGTGGACGTGCAGGTACGCGAGGTCGCCGCCGCGCAGCGCCACCAGATGCCCGTAGGCGCCCAGGTACGGCTGCAGATCGGTCACGTCGCGGCCGTCCTTGGTCACCGTCAAGGTCACCTGCGACGACTTGCCCGGCGTCAGCTCACCGTCCAGGCGGACTTGGTAGCCGTCGACGTTCGCGACGCGCGAAGGCCGGTGCTCGACGGGTTTGAAATCCCCCGCCGCGGCGACGTCGACACCGAGTGTCGAGGCCGAGCCGCCCGTCGGCTTGAAGTCCGCGAAGACGCGGTAGCTGCCCGCTTCGGGCAGGGCCAGCGGGACACTCCACACGCCGTCGGGCGCGAGTTCGGGGTGCACGTGCTGGAAACCGGCCGTGTCTCGCCGGACGACGATCAGGTGCATCCGCTTCTCGTGTTCGACGTCGTACGCGGTGACCGGCGCGCCGTCCGGGCCGAGGATCTTGAAGGAGAAGGGCTGGTTCGTCCCCGGCGTGAGCGTCGTGGTGGTGGGCGTGAGGGTGTAGCCGCCCCTGGACGACGCGAGCCCGCCGGGCTCGTCGGTCGGCGCCGCCTCCGCGACGGTGCCGCTGTGAGCGTCCCCATGCCCGGCGTCCTCGCCGCCGGGAAGGCCGGCGGCGCCGGCGAAAGGACCGACAGCGGTGCCTGCGGCCCAGGCGCCACCGGCGACCAGGGCAAGCGCCACACCGTAGGCGGAGAGCTTCGCAACTGTGTTCATCGTGAAGTCCTTAGTGCGGGCCATGACCCGCGATCGGGGACCGCGGCTCAGGCGGTCAGCTCGTATCCGGCTTCTTCGACGGCGGCGCGCACCTCGGCGACCGCGGGTTCCCGGGATCCGGTCACGGTCACCGCTCCGGTGGGCAGATCCACGCGGACGCCGGTGACGCCGTCGATCTTGCCGACCTCTTCGGTGACGGAGCGGACGCAGTGGTCGCAGGTCATGCCGGTGACGGTGTAGGTGGTCTCGCTCATCGTGGTTCTCCTTGCGGGATATCAGGAACGGACGAGGCGGGCGATGACGTCGCTCGCCTCCTTGATCTTTTCGTCGGCTTCGTCGCCGCCCTTGGCGATGGCGTCGGACACGCAGTGCCGGAGGTGTTCGTCCATCAACCCCAGCGACACCGACTGCAACGCCTTGGTGGCCGCGGACACCTGCGTGAGGATGTCGATGCAGTACTTGTCCTCTTCGACCATTCGCTGCAGGCCGCGGATCTGTCCTTCGATCCGCCGCAGCCGGGTCAGGTATTCGTCCTTGCCTTGCGTGTATCCGTGCATCTCGACCTCCACCGAGGACTCTACATACCCTAGGGGGGTAGGGCAACCGGCATACCCCAGTGGCGTATGTCACCGCCCGCCTTCGACGCGCCACCCCGGACGGGGCATGATGGGGACGTCCGCGAATCCCGACTCGAGGAGCGAGCGTGGCCGATCACGGCGACGACAAGGAGCGCCAGCTCAAACGCCTACGACGCGTCGAGGGGCAGATCCGTGGCCTGCAGAAGATGGTCGAAGAGGACAAGTACTGCATCGACGTCCTCACCCAGGTCTCGGCGGCGACCCGGGCCCTGCAATCGTTCTCCCTCGAACTCCTCGAGCGGCACATGGCGGGCTGCGTCGTCGAAGCCGCCGCGAAAGGCGGCCCCGAGGCGGACAGGAAGATCCGGGAAGCCTCCGAAGCGATCGCGCGCCTGGTGCGTTCCTGAACCTCCTGACACACGAAGCGGGCGGATGACCTTCAGTCACCCGCCCGCTTCTCATTCTTCCCTGGTCGCCGTGAACCCGGTCCGGACATGGGCGCCGTCGCAGAACGGCTTTTTCGCCGACTTCCCGCACCGGCACAGCACTTGCGTGCGCCCGATCGGCTCGTACTCTTCGCCGTCGTGGCCGACGAGCCAGACCGGCCCTTTCACCTGATACGGCCCGTTGTCCACGACCTTGATGACGACGGCCGGTTCAATTCCGTTGTCCTCGGCCATCACCTTCAGCCGACCACCTCGTAGCCGGCCTCCTCGACCGCGGATCGCACCAGCCGCGCGTCGACCGGCCCCTCGCTCACGACGGTCACTTCGCCGGTCGCGATATCCGCGTCGACGTCGCTGACCCCGGCGACGCCGTTCACCGCCGCCGTCACCTTGTTCAGGCAACCCGAGCACGTCATGCCCTTCACCGTGTACACGGTGGTGTCCATCGGCTTTCACCCTTCGGTTCGATATTACATTACCCCCGTAGGGTATAGCACAGGATGCGGGCGCACCAAAGTCCGTGAAGGCCTCCTTGAGGGACTCTGGATCCCTCAAGGAGGCCTTCACGGACAGCTGATACGGGGTAGGGGTTTAGCGGCTCACAGGTCGGACTTCAGGACCTCGTCGGCGTCCTTGACGAGCACCATCACGTCCTGATGGCGATCCCACGCGGCCTCGTCGTATCCGGCGAGGCGCAGGCCGGGCGTCTCCAGCGCGCGCTGCACCGCCCAGCCGGGCGAGCTGAGCGAGATGCCGTAGCCGTCGTTGCCCGCGTAGTCGTTGTAGCCGAAACCGCACGCCTTGTACGCGGCGAGCATGCGGTCGGTCGCACGGGTGTCCAGCCCGTAGTCCTTGCCCGCCTCGGCGCGTATCGCCATCCGGCGGCCGTGCGTGGTGACCACGGCGACGCCACCGGGAGCCAGCGCGCGCGAGAAGTAGCGCAGCAGCGGACCCCAGTTCGGGGCATCGAGATGGGTCAGCACCGAACCGCACCACAGCAGGTCCACCCCGGTCACCTGCTCGATGTCGTCGACGTCCGGGGCACCGGGCACCGCCCGAGCGCCGAACGCCTCGGCGCAACCGGCCAGCGCCGCCGGGTCCATGTCGCACGCGATCAGCTCCGCCGCCGGGAAAGCGGCCCGCAGCGAACGCATCACCCGGCCGTAACCACACCCGAAGTCCAAGACCCGCTTCGGTTCCGGACGCCCCGTGACCCGCAACGCGGCGAGCACCGCGCGCAACGCGTCCCTGGACACGCTCAGGTAGTGCGCGGTGTTGTTGCCCGCGAACATGCTGTCGCCCTCGGCGATCGTCGTGCTGACTCTCGCCATGATGCCCGCGACGGTCTCGTCCAGCGTCTCGCTCATTCGTCCCCCTGGGTGGTCGTCCCGCACGGCAACCGTAGCGGTCCCCGAACAGGGTTCGAATGACCCCTGCGCACGGTGCCGGGCGCGATCTACCGTCGGGCAAAGCGATACCCGGATCCGAAGGGAACACCATGGCCCGTTTTTCGCGCCTTCTCACGCCGGTCGCGGCGACCGCGCTGATTCTTTTGTCGCAGGTGTTCGCCACGAACG from Amycolatopsis sp. EV170708-02-1 includes:
- a CDS encoding DUF4396 domain-containing protein is translated as MSVEHDHSHHEHQHHGGHEQHRPGKVSWGMAASATLHCLTGCAIGEVLGMVIGTALGWGNLATIVLAVALAFVFGYALTMRGVLRAGVGFKQALKVALAADTVSIIVMEIIDNGVMLVVPGAMEAGLGSFLFWGALAFALFVAFLLTTPVNKWLIGRGAGHAVVHAYHH
- a CDS encoding cation-translocating P-type ATPase, whose amino-acid sequence is MTSDLDQATTAEVELAITGMTCASCAMRIEKKLNKLDGVTATVNYATEKAKVTYSGDIEPQRLIEQVEAAGYAAALPAPPKQERPDGPAEEADPIAPLRQRLIGSTVLSVPVILLAMVPAFQFTYWQWISLTLAAPVLVWAAWPFHKAAWANLRHGAATMDTLISMGTLAAFLWSLYALLFGSAGTPGMTHAFELTVERMAGDGNIYLEVAAGVTTFILAGRYFEARSKRRAGAALRALLELGAKDVAVLRDGKEERIPVDRLIVGDRFVVRPGEKIATDGVITEGSSAVDASMLTGESVPVEVGPGDSVVGATVNAGGRLVVRATRVGADTQLAQMAKLVEDAQTGKAQVQRLADRVSGVFVPIVIALAVGTLMFWLGAGGSVAAAFTAAVAVLIIACPCALGLATPTALLVGTGRGAQLGILIKGPEVLESTRSVDTVVLDKTGTVTTGQMSLVAVHVAEGADEETTLRLAGALENASEHPIAQAIARAARERVGELPAVEEFTNVEGLGVQGIVDGKAVLAGRSALLEEWAHHLTANLAEAKASEEKDGRTAIVVGWDGKARAVLVVADTVKPTSAEAITRLRALGLTPVLLTGDNEAVARAVAAEVGITEVIAEVLPKDKVDVVKRLQGEGKVVAMVGDGVNDAAALAQADLGLAMGTGTDVAIEASDLTLVRGDLRAAVDAIRLSRRTLRTIKGNLFWAFAYNVAALPLAAAGLLNPMIAGAAMAFSSVFVVTNSLRLKGFRGTAS
- a CDS encoding DUF748 domain-containing protein, whose product is MNTVAKLSAYGVALALVAGGAWAAGTAVGPFAGAAGLPGGEDAGHGDAHSGTVAEAAPTDEPGGLASSRGGYTLTPTTTTLTPGTNQPFSFKILGPDGAPVTAYDVEHEKRMHLIVVRRDTAGFQHVHPELAPDGVWSVPLALPEAGSYRVFADFKPTGGSASTLGVDVAAAGDFKPVEHRPSRVANVDGYQVRLDGELTPGKSSQVTLTVTKDGRDVTDLQPYLGAYGHLVALRGGDLAYLHVHPDGEPGDGRTKPGPAVTFFAEVPSAGTYRLFLDFQHQGKVRTAEFTVATAGTPAPAPSASQDPTPPPAADDGHGGHG
- a CDS encoding heavy-metal-associated domain-containing protein, whose protein sequence is MSETTYTVTGMTCDHCVRSVTEEVGKIDGVTGVRVDLPTGAVTVTGSREPAVAEVRAAVEEAGYELTA
- a CDS encoding metal-sensitive transcriptional regulator: MHGYTQGKDEYLTRLRRIEGQIRGLQRMVEEDKYCIDILTQVSAATKALQSVSLGLMDEHLRHCVSDAIAKGGDEADEKIKEASDVIARLVRS
- a CDS encoding metal-sensitive transcriptional regulator; amino-acid sequence: MADHGDDKERQLKRLRRVEGQIRGLQKMVEEDKYCIDVLTQVSAATRALQSFSLELLERHMAGCVVEAAAKGGPEADRKIREASEAIARLVRS
- a CDS encoding CDGSH iron-sulfur domain-containing protein — its product is MAEDNGIEPAVVIKVVDNGPYQVKGPVWLVGHDGEEYEPIGRTQVLCRCGKSAKKPFCDGAHVRTGFTATREE
- a CDS encoding heavy-metal-associated domain-containing protein is translated as MDTTVYTVKGMTCSGCLNKVTAAVNGVAGVSDVDADIATGEVTVVSEGPVDARLVRSAVEEAGYEVVG
- a CDS encoding trans-aconitate 2-methyltransferase; translated protein: MSETLDETVAGIMARVSTTIAEGDSMFAGNNTAHYLSVSRDALRAVLAALRVTGRPEPKRVLDFGCGYGRVMRSLRAAFPAAELIACDMDPAALAGCAEAFGARAVPGAPDVDDIEQVTGVDLLWCGSVLTHLDAPNWGPLLRYFSRALAPGGVAVVTTHGRRMAIRAEAGKDYGLDTRATDRMLAAYKACGFGYNDYAGNDGYGISLSSPGWAVQRALETPGLRLAGYDEAAWDRHQDVMVLVKDADEVLKSDL